A genome region from Falco biarmicus isolate bFalBia1 chromosome 11, bFalBia1.pri, whole genome shotgun sequence includes the following:
- the DEPDC1 gene encoding DEP domain-containing protein 1A isoform X3, which translates to MPLRKHRQHLKKHGSCFTASEAIDWLHEVLRDNSNFGPEVTRQQTIQLLRKFLKNHVIEDIKGRWGSENLEDNGALYRFPSTSPVKPLPSSCPPKENLENFSRDKERLFKLPHLSRRALKKHESLQSLENLGKTKRDIIEENKEDTLHGREISQEYVQETWRNIILIHLQTILGLPSLEEVLQPTQIVPEYVIYNMTNVSRHGVVILQNKSEDLPHWVLSAMKCLSYWPRNNDMSQPTYSGFERDVFRTVADYFLNLPEPLLTFEYYELFVNILVMCGYITIPDICSGKHSVQDEKCDPQPSKIPHLNSFKSTECLLLSLLCKEPDKKREEYKASRKTSSEKLTIQNPCVKKLQRYKLTCKQGSADNLIGGSCQNLSSFRNEQDPLRTFRTRCYSLERIGDPTSSIHSKGDSDFLSQSDVNIILGTRNRKQSLLYEHKANSVLELGFDNTCQKQTHGIKGVSASTLQDKELFNENQGLKEICRSLSLHGKWNSKSYASINIPVAEITVKPRPQLCGQGKPNTSGVAASMDGRTEVSDITVKKKLYKSTTELSQYSFTHSSYVLTGTQNLLQPHLERIAVEALQICCLLLPPPNRRKIQLLMRMISRISENVDMPRLHDAMGTRSLMIQTFSRCVLCCAEEVDLDELLSTRLVSFLMDHQQEIFKVPTYLQVAVQDHIEYMKMAECKYPKEEICAILPTYSYCKQITPQEFEEQKVSTSQAAVAELLENIIKDKNLSVKDKKKKLKQFQKEYPLIYQNRFPTTEKEAMLFENKPTIKQPILSLSKPRFRSLRY; encoded by the exons ATGCCATTAAGGAAACACAggcaacatttaaaaaaacatggaaGCTGTTTTACTGCATCGGAAGCCATAGACTGGCTGCATGAAGTATTAAGGGATAATAGTAACTTTGGTCCTGAAGTTACTAGGCAGCAGACTATTCAGCTATTGAGAAAGTTTCTCAAGAATCATGTAATTGAAGATATAAAAGGGAGATGGGGATCTGAAAATTTAGAAGACAATGGTGCACTATACAG GTTTCCTTCGACATCTCCAGTTAAACCTCTACCAAGCTCATGTCCACCAAAAGAGAACTTGGAAAACTTCTCTAGAGacaaagaaagactttttaaattgcCACATTTATCCAGGAGAGCTCTTAAGAAACATGAGTCACTACAGTCTCTG gaaaatttaggaaaaacaaaacgTGATATaatagaagaaaacaaggaagacaCACTGCATGGGAGGGAAATAAGCCAGGAATATGTGCAAGAAACTTGGAGAAATATAATTCTAATACA TTTGCAAACCATTTTAGGCCTCCCATCTTTGGAAGAAGTTTTGCAGCCAACACAGATAGTTCCTGAGTATGTCATATATAACATGACTAACGTAAGCAGACATGGTGTTGTTATTTTGCAGAACAAATcag aagaCCTCCCACACTGGGTGTTGTCAGCTATGAAATGCCTCTCATACT GGCCTAGAAATAATGACATGAGCCAACCAACTTACAGTGGGTTTGAACGAGATGTATTCAGAACAGTTGCTGATTACTTTCTCAATCTCCCTGAACCGTTGCTTACTTTTGAATACTATGAactttttgttaatattttag TTATGTGTGGCTACATCACAATTCCAGATATATGCAGTGGAAAACATTCTGTCCAAGATGAGAAATGTGACCCACAACCTTCAAAAATTCCTCACTTGAACTCTTTCAAGTCAACTGAGTGTCTTCTTTTAAGCCTACTCTGCAAAGAGCCTgacaaaaaaagggaagaatatAAAGCTTCCAGGAAGACTTCTTCAGAAAAGCTAACTATTCAAAACCCATGTGTAAAGAAATTGCAGCGATATAAACTGACATGTAAACAAGGTAGTGCTGATAATCTAATAGGAGGAAGTTGTCAAAATCTTTCAAGTTTCAGGAATGAACAAGACCCACTGCGAACATTTAGGACAAGATGTTACTCTTTGGAAAGAATTGGGGATCCTACTTCAAGTATACACAGTAAAGGGGATTCAGATTTCCTCAGCCAAAGTGATGTGAACATCATCCTGGGTACAAGAAATCGAAAACAATCACTGCTGTATGAGCATAAAGCTAATTCTGTACTGGAGCTGGGTTTTGATAACACATGTCAAAAACAAACCCATGGTATCAAGGGGGTGTCTGCTTCAACTCTTCAGGATAAAGAGCTATTTAATGAAAATCAGGGATTGAAGGAAATATGCAGGTCTCTGAGTTTACATGGCAAGTGGAATTCCAAAAGTTACGCTAGCATTAATATACCGGTTGCTGAAATCACAGTAAAGCCAAGGCCTCAACTCTGTGGGCAAGGAAAACCAAATACCTCTGGTGTTGCTGCTTCAATGGATGGCAGGACTGAAGTTTCTGATATCACCGTCAAAAAGAAACTCTACAAAAGTACCACAGAACTCTCACAATACTCTTTCACTCATTCTTCTTATGTATTGACTGGCACGCAAA ATCTCCTTCAGCCTCATTTAGAAAGAATTGCTGTTGAAGCACTACAAATATGTTGTTTGTTACTTCCACCCCCAAATCGTAGAAAGATTCAGCTCCTAATGCGTATGATCTCTCGGATCAGTGAAAACGTTGATATGCCACGACTGCATGATGCAATGGGTACACGTTCTTTG ATGATACAGACTTTCTCTCGATGCGTGCTATGCTGTGCAGAAGAAGTAGATCTTGATGAGCTACTTTCTACAAGATTAGTTTCATTTCTAATGGACCATcaacaagaaatatttaaagtacCAACCTACCTGCAGGTTGCAGTTCAAGATCACATAGAATACATGAAGATGGCTGAG TGCAAATACCCAAAGGAAGAAATCTGTGCCATACTGCCAACATATTCATACTGCAAACAAATAACTCCTCAGGAGTTTGAAGAACAAAAGGTTTCTACCTCTCAAGCTGCAGTGGCAGAGCTCCTGGAGAACATTATCAAAGATAAAAACTTGTCtgtgaaagacaaaaagaaaaagttaaaacag tTTCAGAAGGAATACCCTCTGATCTACCAGAACAGATTTCCAACTACAGAAAAGGAAGCTATGCTATTTGAGAACAAACCTACCATCAAACAACCAATACTTAGCCTAAGCAAACCAAGATTTCGTAGCCTAAGATACTAA
- the DEPDC1 gene encoding DEP domain-containing protein 1A isoform X5 translates to MKCLSYWPRNNDMSQPTYSGFERDVFRTVADYFLNLPEPLLTFEYYELFVNILVMCGYITIPDICSGKHSVQDEKCDPQPSKIPHLNSFKSTECLLLSLLCKEPDKKREEYKASRKTSSEKLTIQNPCVKKLQRYKLTCKQGSADNLIGGSCQNLSSFRNEQDPLRTFRTRCYSLERIGDPTSSIHSKGDSDFLSQSDVNIILGTRNRKQSLLYEHKANSVLELGFDNTCQKQTHGIKGVSASTLQDKELFNENQGLKEICRSLSLHGKWNSKSYASINIPVAEITVKPRPQLCGQGKPNTSGVAASMDGRTEVSDITVKKKLYKSTTELSQYSFTHSSYVLTGTQNLLQPHLERIAVEALQICCLLLPPPNRRKIQLLMRMISRISENVDMPRLHDAMGTRSLMIQTFSRCVLCCAEEVDLDELLSTRLVSFLMDHQQEIFKVPTYLQVAVQDHIEYMKMAECKYPKEEICAILPTYSYCKQITPQEFEEQKVSTSQAAVAELLENIIKDKNLSVKDKKKKLKQFQKEYPLIYQNRFPTTEKEAMLFENKPTIKQPILSLSKPRFRSLRY, encoded by the exons ATGAAATGCCTCTCATACT GGCCTAGAAATAATGACATGAGCCAACCAACTTACAGTGGGTTTGAACGAGATGTATTCAGAACAGTTGCTGATTACTTTCTCAATCTCCCTGAACCGTTGCTTACTTTTGAATACTATGAactttttgttaatattttag TTATGTGTGGCTACATCACAATTCCAGATATATGCAGTGGAAAACATTCTGTCCAAGATGAGAAATGTGACCCACAACCTTCAAAAATTCCTCACTTGAACTCTTTCAAGTCAACTGAGTGTCTTCTTTTAAGCCTACTCTGCAAAGAGCCTgacaaaaaaagggaagaatatAAAGCTTCCAGGAAGACTTCTTCAGAAAAGCTAACTATTCAAAACCCATGTGTAAAGAAATTGCAGCGATATAAACTGACATGTAAACAAGGTAGTGCTGATAATCTAATAGGAGGAAGTTGTCAAAATCTTTCAAGTTTCAGGAATGAACAAGACCCACTGCGAACATTTAGGACAAGATGTTACTCTTTGGAAAGAATTGGGGATCCTACTTCAAGTATACACAGTAAAGGGGATTCAGATTTCCTCAGCCAAAGTGATGTGAACATCATCCTGGGTACAAGAAATCGAAAACAATCACTGCTGTATGAGCATAAAGCTAATTCTGTACTGGAGCTGGGTTTTGATAACACATGTCAAAAACAAACCCATGGTATCAAGGGGGTGTCTGCTTCAACTCTTCAGGATAAAGAGCTATTTAATGAAAATCAGGGATTGAAGGAAATATGCAGGTCTCTGAGTTTACATGGCAAGTGGAATTCCAAAAGTTACGCTAGCATTAATATACCGGTTGCTGAAATCACAGTAAAGCCAAGGCCTCAACTCTGTGGGCAAGGAAAACCAAATACCTCTGGTGTTGCTGCTTCAATGGATGGCAGGACTGAAGTTTCTGATATCACCGTCAAAAAGAAACTCTACAAAAGTACCACAGAACTCTCACAATACTCTTTCACTCATTCTTCTTATGTATTGACTGGCACGCAAA ATCTCCTTCAGCCTCATTTAGAAAGAATTGCTGTTGAAGCACTACAAATATGTTGTTTGTTACTTCCACCCCCAAATCGTAGAAAGATTCAGCTCCTAATGCGTATGATCTCTCGGATCAGTGAAAACGTTGATATGCCACGACTGCATGATGCAATGGGTACACGTTCTTTG ATGATACAGACTTTCTCTCGATGCGTGCTATGCTGTGCAGAAGAAGTAGATCTTGATGAGCTACTTTCTACAAGATTAGTTTCATTTCTAATGGACCATcaacaagaaatatttaaagtacCAACCTACCTGCAGGTTGCAGTTCAAGATCACATAGAATACATGAAGATGGCTGAG TGCAAATACCCAAAGGAAGAAATCTGTGCCATACTGCCAACATATTCATACTGCAAACAAATAACTCCTCAGGAGTTTGAAGAACAAAAGGTTTCTACCTCTCAAGCTGCAGTGGCAGAGCTCCTGGAGAACATTATCAAAGATAAAAACTTGTCtgtgaaagacaaaaagaaaaagttaaaacag tTTCAGAAGGAATACCCTCTGATCTACCAGAACAGATTTCCAACTACAGAAAAGGAAGCTATGCTATTTGAGAACAAACCTACCATCAAACAACCAATACTTAGCCTAAGCAAACCAAGATTTCGTAGCCTAAGATACTAA